In a single window of the Sesamum indicum cultivar Zhongzhi No. 13 linkage group LG16, S_indicum_v1.0, whole genome shotgun sequence genome:
- the LOC105178612 gene encoding F-box/LRR-repeat protein At3g26922 isoform X1, with protein sequence MAARSIDDHPEALLLHILSFLPTLNAVRASLVCRRWRDLWRHVPRLDFDMSLYHSPPNALCESRDDFAELVTLTLLLREHSTPLYSFHLLFNYRDYRRTTTQVNSWIRYAIASGVVVLLLSFPEDLFVKSEFDTDEDETWQKYDFHFSNIRNSWVSCLELNYCRIVWPKSLPCDGFSSLRSLYLCDVSVRATVLYTVVSSCVNLEFLSLSRISYLRNFKIHSQTLKELELELFKIRHDKDRGSLEIYAPNLHRISFDRFSVEEYCSRDLSSLVEANVEFWSGDYGYFNCDVLQLLTGVERLTLLDMHFDRYGWNTVMEVAATKSTSVSSVFKNLKFLELKIAYTEEELPEIAAFLGVCPVLETLVLNYYVESDLPLSEDFKSEPPTFHIPNLKQVKMRNYRRTEMELYVVELLKLHNVVLEKIMAFPQVANGKSSSPLVLLDSLQ encoded by the exons ATGGCGGCAAGAAGCATAGACGACCACCCGGAAGCACTCCTCCTCCACATCCTCTCTTTCCTCCCGACCCTCAACGCCGTCAGAGCTAGCTTAGTTTGTCGAAGATGGCGGGATCTCTGGCGCCACGTTCCCAGACTTGATTTCGACATGAGCCTCTACCATTCTCCTCCGAATGCCCTATGCGAATCCCGAGATGATTTCGCAGAACTCGTCACCCTAACCCTATTGCTCCGCGAACATTCTACCCCTCTGTACTCCTTCCACCTCCTATTCAACTACCGAGACTACCGACGGACCACAACCCAAGTCAATTCCTGGATCCGCTACGCTATTGCATCTGGCGTAGTCGTCCTCCTCCTGTCCTTCCCGGAAGATCTGTTTGTCAAATCGGAATTCGACACCGACGAGGACGAGACATGGCAGAAGTATGACTTCCATTTCTCTAATATCAGAAATAGCTGGGTTAGCTGCTTGGAACTCAATTATTGTCGAATTGTTTGGCCTAAGAGTTTGCCATGTGATGGGTTTTCTTCGCTTCGTTCCCTTTATCTGTGTGATGTTTCTGTAAGAGCTACGGTGCTCTACACTGTGGTTTCGAGCTGCGTTAATCTcgaatttctttctctttcgaGGATAAGCTACTTGCGAAATTTTAAGATACACTCTCAGACGCTGAAAGAATTGGAGTTGGAGTTGTTCAAGATCCGTCATGATAAGGATAGGGGTTCTTTGGAGATTTATGCTCCTAACCTGCATAGAATAAGCTTCGACCGATTTTCCGTAGAAGAGTATTGCTCGAGGGATTTATCTTCTTTGGTTGAAGCTAATGTGGAATTTTGGAGTGGAGATTATGGATATTTTAACTGTGACGTCCTGCAATTATTAACGGGTGTTGAGAGGCTTACCTTGTTGGATATGCACTTTGATCGGTATGGCTGGAATACCGTGATGGAG GTTGCTGCTACAAAGAGTACCTCTGTATCTTCGGTATTCAAGAATCTGAAATTCTTGGAGCTGAAAATTGCATATACAGAAGAAGAACTGCCTGAGATTGCTGCATTTTTGGGAGTATGCCCAGTGCTTGAGACTCTGGTGCTTAATTATTACGTCGAGAGTGAT TTGCCATTATCTGAAGATTTTAAGAGCGAACCTCCCACGTTCCACATTCCGAATCTTAAGCAAGTCAAGATGCGGAACTACCGTAGGACTGAAATGGAATTGTATGTTGTGGAGCTTCTCAAATTGCATAATGTGGTCTTGGAAAAAATTATGGCCTTTCCTCAAGTAGCAAATGGAAAATCATCATCCCCACTTGTTCTCTTAGACAGCTTACAGTGA
- the LOC105178612 gene encoding F-box/LRR-repeat protein At3g26922 isoform X2 has translation MAARSIDDHPEALLLHILSFLPTLNAVRASLVCRRWRDLWRHVPRLDFDMSLYHSPPNALCESRDDFAELVTLTLLLREHSTPLYSFHLLFNYRDYRRTTTQVNSWIRYAIASGVVVLLLSFPEDLFVKSEFDTDEDETWQKYDFHFSNIRNSWVSCLELNYCRIVWPKSLPCDGFSSLRSLYLCDVSVRATVLYTVVSSCVNLEFLSLSRISYLRNFKIHSQTLKELELELFKIRHDKDRGSLEIYAPNLHRISFDRFSVEEYCSRDLSSLVEANVEFWSGDYGYFNCDVLQLLTGVERLTLLDMHFDRYGWNTVMELPLSEDFKSEPPTFHIPNLKQVKMRNYRRTEMELYVVELLKLHNVVLEKIMAFPQVANGKSSSPLVLLDSLQ, from the exons ATGGCGGCAAGAAGCATAGACGACCACCCGGAAGCACTCCTCCTCCACATCCTCTCTTTCCTCCCGACCCTCAACGCCGTCAGAGCTAGCTTAGTTTGTCGAAGATGGCGGGATCTCTGGCGCCACGTTCCCAGACTTGATTTCGACATGAGCCTCTACCATTCTCCTCCGAATGCCCTATGCGAATCCCGAGATGATTTCGCAGAACTCGTCACCCTAACCCTATTGCTCCGCGAACATTCTACCCCTCTGTACTCCTTCCACCTCCTATTCAACTACCGAGACTACCGACGGACCACAACCCAAGTCAATTCCTGGATCCGCTACGCTATTGCATCTGGCGTAGTCGTCCTCCTCCTGTCCTTCCCGGAAGATCTGTTTGTCAAATCGGAATTCGACACCGACGAGGACGAGACATGGCAGAAGTATGACTTCCATTTCTCTAATATCAGAAATAGCTGGGTTAGCTGCTTGGAACTCAATTATTGTCGAATTGTTTGGCCTAAGAGTTTGCCATGTGATGGGTTTTCTTCGCTTCGTTCCCTTTATCTGTGTGATGTTTCTGTAAGAGCTACGGTGCTCTACACTGTGGTTTCGAGCTGCGTTAATCTcgaatttctttctctttcgaGGATAAGCTACTTGCGAAATTTTAAGATACACTCTCAGACGCTGAAAGAATTGGAGTTGGAGTTGTTCAAGATCCGTCATGATAAGGATAGGGGTTCTTTGGAGATTTATGCTCCTAACCTGCATAGAATAAGCTTCGACCGATTTTCCGTAGAAGAGTATTGCTCGAGGGATTTATCTTCTTTGGTTGAAGCTAATGTGGAATTTTGGAGTGGAGATTATGGATATTTTAACTGTGACGTCCTGCAATTATTAACGGGTGTTGAGAGGCTTACCTTGTTGGATATGCACTTTGATCGGTATGGCTGGAATACCGTGATGGAG TTGCCATTATCTGAAGATTTTAAGAGCGAACCTCCCACGTTCCACATTCCGAATCTTAAGCAAGTCAAGATGCGGAACTACCGTAGGACTGAAATGGAATTGTATGTTGTGGAGCTTCTCAAATTGCATAATGTGGTCTTGGAAAAAATTATGGCCTTTCCTCAAGTAGCAAATGGAAAATCATCATCCCCACTTGTTCTCTTAGACAGCTTACAGTGA
- the LOC105178526 gene encoding general transcription factor IIE subunit 1, which translates to MGSIEPFNRLVKLAARAFYDDITTKGENQPKTGRSDNRGIAVVILDALTRRQWVREEDLAKDLKLHTKQLRRTLRFFEEEKLVTRDHRKETAKGAKIYNAAVAATADGQQTGREGDEKLKMHTHSYCCLDYAQIYDVVRYRLHRMKKKLKDELESKNTVQEYICPNCSKRYTALDALRLISPYDEYFHCESCNGVLVAESDKLAAQELGDGDDNARRRRHENLKDMLTKMEEQLKPLIDQLARVKDLPVPEFGSLQAWELRANAAGRSVNGDLNANDPSKSSQGLGFGGTPMPYVGETKVEVAFSGIDQKGENVKSANSSAPMKVLPPWMIKEGMNLTKEQRGETKVETKGGSLTASELSDDKKSTTANDDAKNIQDEYVKAYYAALLMRQREQEEAVKKEQESGNAAMSNEAYNTSTERQVGMKSKREDDYEGDDNEWEEAPPTGGTTEHFKVKDLNVEAEASEDDEDDIDWEEG; encoded by the exons ATGGGTAGCATTGAACCATTCAATCG CTTGGTGAAGCTTGCGGCAAGGGCTTTTTACGACGATATAACTACTAAAGGTGAAAACCAGCCGAAGACTGGAAGAAGCGACAACAGAGGAATTGCTGTGGTTATTCTCGATGCTCTTACTAG GCGTCAATGGGTAAGGGAAGAAGATCTGGCTAAGGACTTGAAGCTTCATACAAAGCAACTTCGCCGTACTCTCAGGTtctttgaagaagaaaagctAGTAACTCGTGATCACCGGAAGGAG ACTGCAAAAGGTGCAAAAATATACAATGCTGCAGTAGCTGCCACTGCTGATGGTCAACAAACTGGAAGAGAAGGCGATGAAAAACTCAAGATGCATACGCACTCATATTGTTGTCTAGACTATGCACAG ATATATGATGTGGTAAGATACAGATTACATCGAATGAAGAAAAAGCTGAAGGATGAACTCGAGAGCAAGAATACAGTTCAGGAGTATATATGCCCGAATTGCAGTAAGAG ATATACTGCCCTTGATGCACTTCGCTTGATCTCCCCGTATGATGAGTACTTCCACTGTGAAAGCTGCAATGGTGTCCTTGTGGCTGAAAGCGATAAGTTAGCTGCTCAAGAATTGGGAGATGGAGATGATAATGCGAGAAGGCGTCGCCatgaaaacttaaaagacATGCTAACAAAAATGGAG GAACAGCTCAAACCACTAATCGACCAACTTGCCAGAGTTAAGGATTTGCCTGTTCCTGAATTCGGAAGTCTTCAAGCTTGGGAACTTAGAGCAAATGCTGCTGGCCGATCTGTCAATGGAGACCTCAATGCTAATGATCCTTCTAAATCTTCTCAGGGTCTTGGTTTTGGTGGAACTCCTATGCCTTATGTTGGGGAGACAAAG GTTGAAGTTGCTTTTTCTGGTATTGaccaaaaaggagaaaatgtCAAATCAGCAAACTCAAGTGCACCTATGAAAGTTTTGCCTCCATGGATGATAAAGGAAGGCATGAATCTTACAAAAGAGCAACGTGGAGAGACCAAGGTGGAGACGAAGGGTGGTAGTTTGACAGCTTCCGAGCTTTCTGATGACAAAAAGTCCACGACTGCAAATGATGACGCAAAGAACATACAG GATGAATATGTTAAAGCTTATTACGCTGCTCTACTTATGCGCCAACGCGAACAAGAAGAAGCAGTCAAGAAGGAACAGGAGTCAGGTAATGCTGCAATGTCCAATGAAGCTTATAACACATCCACTGAGCGCCAAGTTGGCATGAAGTCAAAACGCGAAGATGATTATGAAGGAGATGATAATGAATGGGAGGAGGCCCCTCCTACAG GTGGCACAACTGAACATTTTAAAGTCAAGGACTTAAACGTAGAAGCTGAGGCATCTGAAGATGATGAGGACGACATAGACTGGGAGGAAGGTTGA
- the LOC105178613 gene encoding calcium-binding protein PBP1-like — translation MAGRKMNEFQDMLPVMADKLGGEGLIGELCKGFRLLMDSEKGLITFQSLKRNSALLGLQDLGDDELQSMLNEGDLDGDGALDQMEFCVLMFRLSPELMQQSEALLGRSSACFGRK, via the coding sequence ATGGCTGGCCGAAAGATGAATGAGTTTCAAGACATGTTGCCTGTGATGGCAGATAAGTTGGGTGGGGAAGGACTGATAGGAGAGCTCTGCAAAGGGTTTAGGCTGCTGATGGACAGTGAGAAAGGGCTCATCACATTTCAAAGCCTGAAAAGGAATTCAGCTCTTCTGGGGCTCCAAGATTTGGGGGATGACGAGTTGCAGAGCATGTTGAATGAGGGCGATCTCGACGGCGATGGCGCGCTTGATCAGATGGAGTTCTGTGTGCTTATGTTCAGATTAAGCCCAGAACTGATGCAGCAGTCTGAGGCTTTGTTGGGCAGGAGTTCTGCTTGTTTTGGCAGAAAATGA